One region of Anaeromyxobacter paludicola genomic DNA includes:
- the urtC gene encoding urea ABC transporter permease subunit UrtC — protein MDAVARPPLSRWTVPMPPAGWAALGAFLAGALLLVPALHLLTPAGSALHVSDYAVTLGGKVMCYAIVAVALDLVWGYGGILSLGHGLFFALGGYGFGMYLMRAIGREGVYQSDLPDFMVFLDWKALPWYWRGTEHAAWALALAVLVPGLVALVFGFFAFRSRIKGVYFSIITQALTLAAMLLFFRNETGFGGNNGFTDFKRVLGHPIAAPATRVALFMLTAAALAGTLLLCRWLVASRYGRVLTAIRDGESRARFLGYQPHHYKLFAWTLSAVLCGVAGALYVPQVGIINPSEMSPANSIEIAIWVAVGGRGTLVGAVVGAALVNLAKSWFTVAFPEFWNVFLGLLFIGVTLFLPDGLVGLFRRLAARKARA, from the coding sequence GTGGACGCCGTCGCCCGCCCGCCGCTCTCGCGCTGGACCGTCCCCATGCCGCCCGCCGGCTGGGCGGCGCTCGGCGCCTTCCTCGCGGGAGCGCTGCTGCTCGTCCCGGCGCTCCACCTCCTCACGCCCGCCGGGAGCGCGCTCCACGTCTCCGACTACGCCGTGACGCTCGGCGGGAAGGTGATGTGCTACGCCATCGTGGCCGTGGCCCTCGATCTGGTCTGGGGCTACGGCGGCATCCTCTCGCTCGGCCACGGGCTCTTCTTCGCGCTCGGCGGGTACGGCTTCGGCATGTACCTCATGCGCGCCATCGGCCGCGAGGGCGTCTACCAGTCCGACCTGCCCGACTTCATGGTCTTCCTCGACTGGAAGGCGCTGCCCTGGTACTGGCGCGGCACCGAGCACGCCGCCTGGGCGCTGGCGCTCGCGGTGCTCGTGCCGGGGCTGGTAGCCCTGGTCTTCGGCTTCTTCGCCTTCCGCTCGCGCATCAAGGGCGTCTACTTCTCGATCATCACGCAGGCGCTGACGCTCGCGGCGATGCTGCTCTTCTTCCGCAACGAGACCGGCTTCGGCGGGAACAACGGCTTCACCGACTTCAAGCGCGTGCTCGGCCACCCCATCGCCGCGCCCGCCACCCGCGTGGCCCTCTTCATGCTCACGGCGGCGGCGCTCGCGGGCACGCTCCTCCTCTGCCGCTGGCTGGTGGCCTCGAGGTACGGCCGGGTGCTCACCGCCATCCGCGACGGCGAGTCGCGGGCGCGGTTCCTCGGCTACCAGCCGCACCACTACAAGCTCTTCGCCTGGACGCTCTCGGCGGTGCTCTGCGGCGTGGCGGGCGCGCTCTACGTCCCGCAGGTCGGGATCATCAACCCCTCGGAGATGTCGCCCGCCAACTCGATCGAGATCGCCATCTGGGTGGCGGTGGGCGGGCGCGGCACGCTGGTGGGCGCGGTGGTCGGCGCGGCCCTGGTGAACCTGGCGAAGAGCTGGTTCACGGTGGCCTTCCCCGAGTTCTGGAACGTGTTCCTGGGGCTCCTCTTCATCGGCGTGACGCTCTTCCTGCCCGACGGGCTGGTGGGGCTGTTCCGGCGCCTCGCGGCGCGGAAGGCGAGGGCCTGA
- the urtB gene encoding urea ABC transporter permease subunit UrtB yields the protein MRPLTAALFLLLLAPAAARAALDPQAVAKLGAEDSEEKLAGVDELARSADPAAARVLQALAEDNLQVANGRVLLLDGERTLDATTLAEVDPAPEGAEPITINNRIRRHVGTALAALRLSDPDRRARLAAAQELADGASLELAPALKAALDREQDREVKPLLALAYAQATLQSPEPAARLSAVKALRDSGNPRVERLLGGLLADGAETDPDVRREALASLEAVRHRLAMGELVGRVFSGLSLGSILLLAALGLAITYGLMGVINMAHGELLMIGAYATYAMQGVFARHFPRHHDWYVVAAVPVAFLAAGLVGAVLERTVIRFLYGRPLETLLATWGASLVLSQAARSTFGAQNVSVANPSWMSGGVPLVANAVLPWNRIVIVAFSLAVLGLVWLAMNRTRFGLFLRAVTQNRAMAGCVGVPTGRLDTLAFAAGAGIAGLGGVALSQIANVGPDMGQAYIVDSFMVVVLGGVGQLAGAVWAALGLGVLSKFLEGWSGAVIAKIAVLAFIIVFIQKRPQGLFALKGRFAED from the coding sequence ATGCGCCCCCTCACCGCAGCCCTCTTCCTCTTGCTCCTCGCCCCCGCCGCCGCGCGCGCCGCGCTCGATCCGCAGGCCGTCGCGAAGCTCGGCGCGGAGGACTCGGAGGAGAAGCTCGCCGGCGTGGACGAGCTCGCCCGGTCGGCCGACCCGGCGGCCGCGCGCGTCCTCCAGGCCCTCGCCGAGGACAACCTGCAGGTCGCGAACGGCCGCGTGCTCCTGCTCGACGGCGAGCGCACCCTCGACGCGACCACGCTCGCCGAGGTGGACCCGGCGCCGGAGGGGGCCGAGCCCATCACCATCAACAACCGCATCCGGCGCCACGTCGGCACCGCCCTCGCGGCCCTGCGGCTCTCCGACCCCGACCGCCGGGCGCGCCTGGCCGCCGCGCAGGAGCTGGCCGACGGCGCCTCGCTCGAGCTCGCCCCGGCCCTGAAGGCGGCGCTCGACCGCGAGCAGGACCGCGAGGTGAAGCCGCTCCTCGCCCTCGCCTACGCCCAGGCCACGCTGCAGAGCCCCGAGCCCGCGGCGCGGCTCTCCGCGGTGAAGGCGCTGCGCGACAGCGGCAACCCGCGCGTGGAGCGGCTCCTGGGCGGACTGCTCGCCGACGGCGCCGAGACCGACCCCGACGTCCGCCGCGAGGCGCTCGCCTCGCTCGAGGCGGTGCGCCACCGGCTGGCGATGGGCGAGCTCGTGGGGCGCGTCTTCTCCGGCCTCTCGCTCGGCAGCATCCTCCTCCTCGCCGCGCTCGGGCTCGCCATCACCTACGGCCTCATGGGCGTCATCAACATGGCCCACGGCGAGCTGCTCATGATCGGCGCCTACGCCACCTACGCCATGCAGGGCGTCTTCGCCCGCCACTTCCCGCGCCACCACGACTGGTACGTGGTGGCCGCGGTCCCCGTCGCCTTCCTGGCGGCGGGGCTGGTGGGCGCGGTGCTGGAGCGGACCGTGATCCGGTTCCTCTACGGCCGCCCGCTCGAGACCCTCCTCGCCACCTGGGGCGCGAGCCTGGTGCTGAGCCAGGCGGCGCGCTCCACCTTCGGCGCGCAGAACGTGAGCGTCGCCAACCCCTCCTGGATGTCGGGCGGCGTGCCGCTCGTCGCGAACGCCGTGCTCCCCTGGAACCGGATCGTCATCGTCGCCTTCTCGCTCGCGGTGCTCGGCCTGGTCTGGCTCGCCATGAACCGGACCCGCTTCGGCCTGTTCCTGCGCGCGGTGACGCAGAACCGGGCGATGGCGGGCTGCGTGGGCGTGCCCACCGGCCGCCTCGACACGCTCGCCTTCGCCGCCGGCGCGGGCATCGCCGGCCTGGGCGGCGTGGCGCTCTCGCAGATCGCCAACGTCGGGCCGGACATGGGGCAGGCCTACATCGTGGACTCCTTCATGGTGGTGGTGCTGGGCGGGGTCGGGCAGCTCGCCGGCGCGGTCTGGGCGGCGCTCGGGCTCGGCGTCCTCTCCAAGTTCCTCGAGGGCTGGTCCGGCGCGGTGATCGCCAAGATCGCGGTGCTCGCCTTCATCATCGTCTTCATCCAGAAGCGCCCGCAGGGCCTCTTCGCCCTCAAGGGCCGGTTCGCGGAGGACTGA
- the urtA gene encoding urea ABC transporter substrate-binding protein, with the protein MSRRSLVTTLAGSLLVLAAAALPGGARAEETIKVGVLHSLSGTMAISETALKDVALMTIEEINASGGVLGKKLEPVVVDPASNWPLFAEKARQLVGNDKVAAVFGCWTSVSRKSVLPVFKELNGLLFYPVQYEGEELEKNVFYTGAAPNQQAIPAVEYLMSKEGGGAKRFFLLGTDYVYPRTTNKILRAFLHAKGVADKDIAEVYTPFGHGDYQTIVADIKKFALGGKTAVISTINGDSNVPFYKELGNAGLKATDVPVVAFSVGEEELRGIDTKPLVGHLASWNYFMSLKNPTNAAFVKKYRAYAKKKGLPNADKVVTNDPMEATYVGIHMWKQAVEKAHSTDVNKVIAAMSGQTFKAPSGFTLTMDPTNHHLHKPVLIGEVRPDGQFNVVWKTKAPIRAQPWSPYIAGNESKQNM; encoded by the coding sequence ATGTCCCGAAGAAGTCTCGTCACGACGCTGGCCGGTTCCCTGCTCGTCCTCGCCGCCGCGGCCCTTCCGGGCGGCGCCCGCGCGGAGGAGACCATCAAGGTCGGCGTGCTCCATTCCCTCTCGGGCACGATGGCGATCTCCGAGACGGCGCTGAAGGACGTGGCGCTCATGACCATCGAGGAGATCAACGCCTCGGGCGGCGTCCTGGGCAAGAAGCTCGAGCCGGTGGTGGTGGACCCCGCGTCCAACTGGCCGCTCTTCGCCGAGAAGGCGCGCCAGCTGGTGGGCAACGACAAAGTCGCGGCGGTGTTCGGCTGCTGGACCTCGGTGTCGCGCAAGTCGGTGCTCCCGGTGTTCAAGGAGCTGAACGGGCTGCTCTTCTACCCGGTGCAGTACGAGGGCGAGGAACTCGAGAAGAACGTCTTTTACACCGGCGCGGCGCCGAACCAGCAGGCCATCCCGGCGGTCGAGTACCTCATGAGCAAGGAGGGCGGCGGCGCCAAGCGCTTCTTCCTGCTCGGCACCGACTACGTCTACCCGCGCACCACCAACAAGATCCTGCGCGCCTTCCTGCACGCGAAGGGCGTGGCCGACAAGGACATCGCCGAGGTCTACACGCCGTTCGGCCACGGCGACTACCAGACCATCGTCGCCGACATCAAGAAGTTCGCCCTGGGCGGCAAGACCGCGGTGATCTCGACCATCAACGGCGACTCCAACGTGCCCTTCTACAAGGAGCTCGGGAACGCCGGCCTCAAGGCGACCGACGTGCCGGTGGTGGCGTTCTCGGTGGGCGAGGAGGAGCTGCGCGGCATCGACACCAAGCCGCTCGTCGGCCACCTCGCCTCCTGGAACTACTTCATGTCGCTCAAGAACCCGACCAACGCCGCGTTCGTGAAGAAGTACCGCGCCTACGCGAAGAAGAAGGGGCTCCCGAACGCCGACAAGGTGGTGACCAACGACCCGATGGAGGCCACCTACGTCGGCATCCACATGTGGAAGCAGGCGGTGGAGAAGGCCCACAGCACCGACGTGAACAAGGTGATCGCGGCCATGAGCGGGCAGACCTTCAAGGCGCCCTCCGGCTTCACGCTCACCATGGACCCGACCAACCACCACCTGCACAAGCCGGTCCTCATCGGCGAGGTCCGGCCGGACGGGCAGTTCAACGTGGTCTGGAAGACCAAGGCGCCCATCCGCGCGCAGCCGTGGAGCCCGTACATCGCGGGGAACGAGTCGAAGCAGAACATGTGA
- the ispG gene encoding flavodoxin-dependent (E)-4-hydroxy-3-methylbut-2-enyl-diphosphate synthase: MGAYDHQQLPAISQRRQTRQVRVGSVPIGGGAPVAVQSMTTTETADPVATLAQVRALAEAGADVVRLAVPNQEAAAALATIVKGSPIPLVADIHFDYRLALKALDAGMHCIRLNPGNIGSAERVREVVKVAAERQVPIRIGVNAGSLEEDIVEKHGWPTAEGMVESAERHIRILEDLGYREIKVSLKAHDIAMTVQANRLFASRFDYPLHLGITEAGTLIAGTVKSAAGIGILLADGIGDTIRVSLAADPVEEVKVARILLKAMGLKFGGATLTACPTCGRCSVGMIPIAERVETRLSHLKGEVNVAVMGCEVNGPGEARAADVGIAFGHGGVGLLFKGGAVVKRMKAEELEDALVTEAEAIAAARENK, encoded by the coding sequence GTGGGCGCCTACGATCACCAGCAGCTTCCCGCCATCTCGCAGCGCCGCCAGACCCGCCAGGTGCGGGTCGGCTCGGTCCCGATCGGCGGCGGCGCGCCGGTGGCGGTGCAGTCGATGACCACCACCGAGACGGCCGACCCGGTCGCGACGCTGGCGCAGGTCCGCGCCCTCGCCGAGGCGGGCGCGGACGTGGTGCGGCTCGCGGTGCCCAACCAGGAGGCGGCGGCGGCGCTCGCGACGATCGTGAAGGGCTCGCCCATCCCGCTCGTGGCCGACATCCACTTCGACTACCGGCTCGCGCTCAAGGCGCTCGACGCCGGCATGCACTGCATCCGCCTCAACCCGGGCAACATCGGCTCGGCCGAGCGCGTGCGCGAGGTGGTGAAGGTGGCGGCGGAGCGGCAGGTCCCCATCCGCATCGGCGTGAACGCGGGCTCGCTCGAGGAGGACATCGTCGAGAAGCACGGCTGGCCCACCGCCGAGGGCATGGTGGAGAGCGCCGAGCGCCACATCCGCATCCTCGAGGACCTGGGCTACCGCGAGATCAAGGTCTCCCTGAAGGCGCACGACATCGCCATGACGGTGCAGGCGAACCGGCTCTTCGCCTCGCGCTTCGACTACCCCTTGCACCTCGGCATCACCGAGGCGGGCACGCTCATCGCCGGCACCGTGAAGAGCGCCGCCGGCATCGGCATCCTCCTCGCCGACGGCATCGGCGACACCATCCGCGTGTCGCTCGCGGCCGACCCGGTGGAGGAGGTGAAGGTCGCCCGCATCCTGCTCAAGGCCATGGGGCTCAAGTTCGGCGGCGCCACGCTCACCGCCTGCCCCACCTGCGGCCGCTGCTCGGTCGGGATGATCCCGATCGCCGAGCGCGTCGAGACCCGGCTCAGCCACCTCAAGGGCGAGGTGAACGTGGCCGTGATGGGGTGCGAGGTGAACGGCCCCGGCGAGGCGCGCGCCGCCGACGTGGGCATCGCCTTCGGCCACGGCGGCGTCGGCCTGCTGTTCAAGGGCGGCGCGGTGGTGAAGCGCATGAAGGCCGAGGAGCTCGAGGACGCGCTCGTGACCGAGGCCGAGGCGATCGCGGCGGCGCGGGAGAACAAGTAG
- a CDS encoding thioredoxin domain-containing protein translates to MRALFAVLALSAACQSPAKTPAATAPAKTVQSTGQPELDPKAPVAKWNGTTVTAGDLQELVKPEERRMEAEHQEQLYKLRKAGLDSIVNKKLVEEKAKAAGMAPEEFLRKELSSQLTPPTEAELKKVYDQAKAAGQALPEFAQVKPQIEQYLMQQKQQEVLKRYYDKLRADAKVEVLLPPYKPARVEVAAVGPSKGPQGAPITIVEFSDYQCPYCSKAEGTVKQVLAEYGDKVRLVYRDYPLPFHDKAQKAAEAANCAADQGKYWEMHDKLFGQQESLDVAALKKAAGELKLDQGKFDKCLDSGEKAKEVAESKKAGEQAGVSGTPAFFVNGMLLSGALPYESFKTIIDSELKAK, encoded by the coding sequence ATGCGCGCCCTCTTCGCAGTCCTCGCCCTCTCGGCGGCTTGCCAGTCACCTGCCAAGACGCCGGCGGCGACCGCCCCCGCCAAGACCGTCCAGAGCACCGGCCAGCCGGAGCTCGATCCGAAGGCGCCCGTGGCCAAGTGGAACGGCACCACCGTCACCGCCGGAGACCTCCAGGAGCTGGTGAAGCCGGAGGAGCGCCGGATGGAGGCCGAGCACCAGGAGCAGCTCTACAAGCTGCGCAAGGCCGGCCTCGACTCGATCGTGAACAAGAAGCTGGTCGAGGAGAAGGCCAAGGCGGCCGGGATGGCGCCCGAGGAGTTCCTGCGCAAGGAGCTCTCCTCGCAGCTCACGCCGCCCACCGAGGCCGAGCTCAAGAAGGTCTACGACCAGGCCAAGGCGGCCGGGCAGGCGCTGCCCGAGTTCGCGCAGGTCAAGCCGCAGATCGAGCAGTACCTCATGCAGCAGAAGCAGCAGGAGGTCCTGAAGCGCTACTACGACAAGCTCCGCGCCGACGCCAAGGTGGAGGTGCTGCTCCCGCCGTACAAGCCGGCGCGGGTGGAGGTGGCGGCGGTCGGCCCGAGCAAGGGCCCGCAGGGCGCGCCGATCACCATCGTCGAGTTCAGCGACTACCAGTGCCCCTACTGCAGCAAGGCCGAGGGCACGGTGAAGCAGGTGCTCGCCGAGTACGGCGACAAGGTGCGGCTCGTGTACCGCGACTACCCGCTGCCCTTCCACGACAAGGCCCAGAAGGCCGCCGAGGCCGCCAACTGCGCCGCCGACCAGGGCAAGTACTGGGAGATGCACGACAAGCTCTTCGGGCAGCAGGAGTCGCTCGACGTCGCCGCGCTCAAGAAGGCCGCGGGCGAGCTCAAGCTCGACCAGGGCAAGTTCGACAAGTGCCTCGACTCCGGCGAGAAGGCCAAGGAGGTCGCCGAGAGCAAGAAGGCGGGCGAGCAGGCCGGCGTGAGCGGCACCCCGGCGTTCTTCGTGAACGGCATGCTCCTCTCGGGGGCGCTCCCCTACGAGAGCTTCAAGACGATCATCGACTCGGAGCTGAAGGCGAAGTAG
- a CDS encoding HDOD domain-containing protein — protein MNDTAREPGFDPVQLTVRLMRLLTSPVYRPPMLPGVAIEIMQLSQTPGVNFDQVVAILERDPLLAARVLSISQSALYTSRSPITSLKQAVVRLGMGTLRDLVLEAALNMRVFRVPGFEAPMQRLAHHSTATAYLARAICSRTAIPAEYAFLCGLLHDVGIAAALLALAEDRDNPRVPFDVAAPVLHGVHEEASGLVTRLWNLPAEIQKVVSNHHRPRVDGKPHPVVAAVLVAGNLAYELGLGVVPCPPRVLGPPPSAPLPVQLDVSDPDVVAEAQELLRLDDAALNAVCGEAVGLFEQLGVPLPAPRGAPGLAVAR, from the coding sequence ATGAACGACACGGCGCGGGAGCCCGGCTTCGACCCGGTGCAGCTCACGGTGCGGCTCATGCGGCTGCTCACCTCGCCCGTCTACCGCCCACCCATGCTGCCGGGCGTGGCGATCGAGATCATGCAGCTGTCGCAGACCCCTGGCGTGAACTTCGACCAGGTGGTCGCGATCCTGGAGCGCGATCCGCTCCTCGCCGCCCGCGTCCTCTCCATCTCGCAGTCGGCGCTCTACACCTCCCGCAGCCCGATCACCTCGCTCAAGCAGGCGGTCGTCCGGCTCGGGATGGGCACCCTGCGCGATCTCGTCCTCGAGGCCGCGCTCAACATGCGCGTCTTCCGGGTGCCGGGGTTCGAGGCGCCGATGCAGCGGCTCGCCCACCACAGCACCGCCACCGCCTACCTGGCGCGCGCCATCTGCAGCCGCACCGCCATCCCCGCCGAGTACGCCTTCCTCTGCGGCCTGCTGCACGACGTCGGCATCGCCGCCGCGCTGCTCGCCCTCGCCGAGGACCGCGACAACCCCCGCGTCCCCTTCGACGTCGCCGCCCCGGTGCTGCACGGCGTGCACGAGGAGGCCTCCGGGCTCGTGACCCGGCTCTGGAACCTCCCGGCCGAGATCCAGAAGGTGGTGTCCAACCACCACCGGCCGCGCGTGGACGGGAAGCCACACCCGGTCGTCGCCGCGGTGCTGGTGGCCGGGAACCTCGCCTACGAGCTCGGCCTCGGCGTGGTGCCCTGCCCGCCGCGCGTGCTCGGCCCGCCGCCGTCCGCGCCGCTCCCGGTGCAGCTCGACGTGAGCGATCCCGACGTGGTGGCCGAGGCGCAGGAGCTGCTCCGGCTCGACGACGCCGCCCTCAACGCCGTCTGCGGCGAGGCGGTGGGGCTGTTCGAGCAGCTCGGCGTCCCGCTGCCCGCGCCGCGCGGCGCGCCGGGGCTCGCGGTCGCGCGCTAG
- the trxB gene encoding thioredoxin-disulfide reductase: MAQHERLVIIGSGPAGYTAALYAARANLKPLLFEGLQPGGQLTITSDVENYPGFPEGILGPELMEKMKGQAERFGTRFVLGEVTRVDLSARPFKVWQDDQLYEAEAVIVATGASAKWLGIPSEKQYQGKGVSACATCDGFFFKGVEIAVVGGGDTAVEEATFLTKYASKVTIIHRRDALRASKIMADRARANPKIAFEWNTVVDEVLGDGRGVTGLRLKSTVDGSTRELAVGGLFMGIGHEPNTAIFRGQLEMNEVGYLEVQAPSSHTSVAGVFAAGDVADPSYRQAISAAGSGCVAAIDAERWLGEHATEIWD; the protein is encoded by the coding sequence ATGGCACAGCACGAGAGGCTCGTCATCATCGGCAGCGGCCCCGCCGGCTACACCGCCGCGCTCTACGCCGCCCGCGCCAACCTCAAGCCGCTCCTGTTCGAGGGGCTCCAGCCCGGCGGCCAGCTCACCATCACGAGCGACGTCGAGAACTACCCCGGCTTCCCCGAGGGCATCCTCGGGCCCGAGCTGATGGAGAAGATGAAGGGCCAGGCGGAGCGCTTCGGCACCCGCTTCGTGCTCGGCGAGGTGACGCGGGTGGACCTCAGCGCCCGCCCGTTCAAGGTGTGGCAGGACGACCAGCTCTACGAGGCCGAGGCGGTGATCGTCGCCACCGGCGCGTCGGCCAAGTGGCTCGGCATCCCGTCGGAGAAGCAGTACCAGGGCAAGGGCGTCTCGGCCTGCGCCACCTGCGACGGCTTCTTCTTCAAGGGCGTGGAGATCGCCGTGGTCGGCGGCGGCGACACCGCCGTGGAGGAGGCCACCTTCCTCACCAAGTACGCGAGCAAGGTGACCATCATCCACCGGCGCGACGCGCTGCGCGCCTCGAAGATCATGGCCGACCGCGCCCGCGCCAACCCCAAGATCGCGTTCGAGTGGAACACGGTGGTCGACGAGGTGCTCGGCGACGGCCGGGGGGTCACCGGCCTGCGGCTCAAGAGCACGGTGGACGGCTCCACCCGCGAGCTCGCGGTGGGCGGGCTCTTCATGGGCATCGGGCACGAGCCGAACACCGCCATCTTCCGGGGGCAGCTCGAGATGAACGAGGTCGGCTACCTCGAGGTGCAGGCGCCCTCGAGCCACACCAGCGTGGCCGGCGTGTTCGCCGCAGGCGACGTCGCCGACCCGAGCTACCGGCAGGCCATCTCCGCGGCCGGCTCCGGGTGCGTCGCGGCCATCGACGCCGAGCGCTGGCTCGGCGAGCACGCCACCGAGATCTGGGACTGA
- the moaC gene encoding cyclic pyranopterin monophosphate synthase MoaC codes for MKMIDVGEKKKTERVAVARGKVSMSDATAGIVRRGESEKGDVLAAARLAGIMAAKRTPDLVPLCHPIALTGVDVLAEVRDGGVEIEATVRTRDRTGVEMEALAAVSAGCLTVYDMLKRYERGMRIEAVELLEKKGGRTGHWTRGKPARKR; via the coding sequence ATGAAGATGATCGACGTCGGCGAGAAGAAGAAGACGGAGCGCGTGGCCGTGGCCCGCGGCAAGGTGTCGATGAGCGACGCCACCGCGGGGATCGTGCGCCGCGGCGAGTCCGAGAAGGGGGACGTGCTCGCGGCCGCGCGGCTCGCCGGCATCATGGCCGCGAAGCGCACGCCCGACCTCGTCCCGCTCTGCCACCCCATCGCCCTCACCGGCGTGGACGTGCTCGCCGAGGTGAGGGACGGCGGGGTGGAGATCGAGGCCACCGTCCGGACCCGCGACCGGACCGGCGTGGAGATGGAGGCGCTCGCCGCCGTCTCCGCCGGTTGTCTCACCGTGTACGACATGCTCAAGCGGTACGAGCGCGGGATGCGCATCGAGGCGGTCGAGCTGCTCGAGAAGAAGGGCGGGCGCACGGGCCACTGGACGCGCGGGAAGCCCGCCCGGAAGCGCTAG
- a CDS encoding HNH endonuclease gives MTEKVDIRTAAGVELRAIPMSPSPDYMAGADGRIYSRLRHKGFGRWKYVDWHPVGPGRRERNRTVVIDHGGRKISLSLARIICTAFHGPPPSEASRVRHLDGDLDNNRAENLQWGTQQEAWADEHGLRLAPGERRRAHRLSKDDRAHLRWAVTMGLCSQRQAARTLGIALSTVQAILHESAPQAREAAVEEAAVEEAVDGEQPGTDLPDDESQH, from the coding sequence GTGACGGAGAAGGTGGACATCCGGACGGCGGCGGGGGTGGAGCTGCGGGCCATCCCCATGAGCCCCAGCCCCGACTACATGGCCGGCGCCGACGGTCGCATCTACTCGCGCCTGCGCCACAAGGGGTTCGGCCGCTGGAAGTACGTGGACTGGCACCCCGTCGGCCCGGGCCGCCGCGAGCGCAACCGCACCGTGGTGATCGACCACGGCGGGCGGAAGATCTCCCTGTCGCTCGCCCGCATCATCTGCACCGCCTTCCACGGCCCGCCGCCCAGCGAGGCGAGCCGGGTGCGCCACCTCGACGGCGACCTCGACAACAACCGGGCCGAGAACCTCCAGTGGGGCACGCAGCAGGAGGCCTGGGCCGACGAGCACGGGCTGCGCCTCGCGCCCGGCGAGCGGCGGCGCGCGCACCGGCTCTCGAAGGACGACCGGGCGCACCTGCGCTGGGCCGTGACCATGGGGCTCTGCAGCCAGCGCCAGGCCGCGCGCACCCTCGGCATCGCCCTCTCGACCGTGCAGGCCATCCTGCACGAGTCCGCGCCGCAGGCGCGGGAAGCCGCCGTCGAGGAGGCCGCCGTCGAGGAGGCCGTCGACGGCGAGCAGCCCGGGACCGACCTGCCCGACGACGAGTCGCAGCACTGA
- a CDS encoding TatD family hydrolase, with amino-acid sequence MLFDPYLHLRGLSARDLDDLAFFGVTGALGPCDDGVVPATAAALRRDLDAQVGPRLAALRRAGLRGFAAVGLHPRRIPARGLEALLHDLPDWLGRRNVAAIGEVGLDEVTPREELLLSRQLELAASLRLPVLLTASWRARLKITRRLIAMVREAELPPERVLIARADPGAVRMIRACGHCAALSLSARDGAVDEAVRLVRALGPEGIALASDAGEGGGDLLALPRAADRLRKAGLSLAVVKRVCRENALDWLGVGSGAVASAGARGRRPAG; translated from the coding sequence GTGCTCTTCGATCCCTACCTCCACCTCCGCGGCCTCTCGGCCCGCGACCTCGACGACCTCGCCTTCTTCGGCGTGACCGGCGCGCTCGGCCCGTGCGACGACGGCGTGGTCCCGGCCACCGCCGCCGCCCTGCGCCGCGACCTCGACGCGCAGGTGGGCCCTCGGCTGGCGGCGCTGCGCCGCGCCGGGCTGCGCGGCTTCGCGGCGGTGGGGCTCCACCCGCGCCGCATCCCGGCGCGCGGGCTCGAGGCGCTCCTGCACGACCTCCCCGACTGGCTCGGCCGGCGCAACGTCGCCGCCATCGGCGAGGTGGGGCTCGACGAGGTCACGCCGCGGGAGGAGCTGCTGCTGTCGCGCCAGCTCGAGCTCGCGGCGTCGCTGCGGCTCCCGGTGCTCCTCACCGCCTCCTGGCGCGCCCGGCTCAAGATCACGCGCCGGCTCATCGCCATGGTGCGCGAGGCGGAGCTGCCGCCGGAGCGGGTGCTCATCGCGCGCGCCGATCCGGGGGCGGTGCGGATGATCCGCGCCTGCGGCCACTGCGCGGCGCTCTCGCTCTCGGCGCGCGACGGCGCGGTGGACGAGGCGGTGCGGCTCGTGCGCGCGCTCGGGCCCGAGGGGATCGCGCTCGCCTCCGACGCGGGGGAGGGGGGCGGCGACCTGCTCGCGCTGCCGCGCGCGGCCGACCGGCTGCGGAAGGCGGGGCTCTCGCTCGCGGTGGTGAAGCGGGTCTGCCGCGAGAACGCGCTCGACTGGCTCGGCGTGGGCTCCGGGGCGGTCGCGAGCGCCGGCGCGAGGGGGCGCCGCCCGGCGGGCTAG